The proteins below come from a single Flavobacterium lindanitolerans genomic window:
- a CDS encoding BspA family leucine-rich repeat surface protein — MRKLHSTYLLAFLLLGYIHSFANKHLSSNNDVATVLATKSVLYSFIDNMPDDSSVFYKKDAHNTTSNSSTYKTPIGKNYLQNTNAATGVTETVSIPEANTVAPENFITVWDMSKPHGPLGSSTALRFGITTLPNTPVNYSWTASNGNSGSGTIPANSAQATIIGLPANELITLSIAPEFTAFNQIEPKRLVNISQWGNVAWKSMENAFLACTYLRVTATDIPNLTGVSSMKGMFYGCAELQTVPNIESWNTENITDMSALFKQAFVFNGNIGSWNTANVTTMEGLFQDAKAFNQNVGNWDTKKVTNMRAMFYQAETFNQDISRWNTISVKNMDFMFGYTYTFNQNIGNWNTANVTNMGYMFQNAKVFNQNLSNWNTASVTDMREMFYRTGRFNHDLGNWQLNASVNMGSMFDESSLDCVNYSATLNGWANNPNTPAGRRLGTLGLQYGNNVTASRTFLTNTKGWIIIGDSPSGQSCGRSQTITVADMVKTYGDIPFVPTATASSGLEVSYISADNSIAEAFRDSADNNKWKLKIKKAGQVNITAKQPGNEIYTPAPDVIFRLTINKAPLNVTADARSKEFGTADPVLTFTTSGLVNGDTPAVIFGTLQRAIGEAMGTYPITQGTLSAANYTISYTGADFTITNATGDFITVWDMTKASTNTRITINITTLPSPNNQVRYFWTAPDGSTGSGTVTTSGNLQITIPANKPTITLHVKPENLAAFSVFNDPRLIDVAQWGTAEWRSMQNAFVQCSNLDVTATDMPDLSRVTNMRSMFADCSSLTGPANIGSWNTSNVTNMIQVFSRATRFNQDISNWDTRNVTTMAYMFRGASAFNQNISGWNTEKVNDMEAMFQFAQAFNQNISSWNTANVTNMSKMFSFALVFNQEIGSWNTSKVTNMEGMFQYAYAFNGNIGNWNTENVTNMGSMFSYTQVFNQNIGNWNTAKVTSMGGMFWNAWVFNQNIGNWNTANVIHMGYMFRESPIFNQDISNWNTANVTNMEEMFRSNPVFNQNIGNWNTANVTTMEAMFQGAQSFNQNIGDWQLNPVVKMTNMLSQSGLDCTNYSATLRGWAANSNTPSGRNLGALYRQYGTSALAARTSLTTTKGWTITGDSPSGTICGRPFVTVWDMSRSSESQSTPTSLHFGITTYQNAPVSYIWTSSGGSSGSGTLTTNNSAQITGLPAGEIITLSIGSEIKAISIAAISSNDKRRLVDIIQWGDVAWSTMENAFNDCVNLNITATDIPDLSAVRSMRNMFRNCQSLTGPANINSWNTANVTDMEGLFYIAVAFNQDISSWNTANVTNMSYMFTIARSFNQNISNWNTANVTDMSYMFNNTNVFNQDISNWSTANVTNMSTMFAYALVFNKDISNWNTSNVTNMSYMFRNAEAFNQNISSWNTAAVTDMTGMFFYAKAFNQPIGNWNTAVVTNMEIMFASAKNFNQDIGNWNTSAVTNMSGMFDSATAFNKPIGNWNITAVTDMSGMFNYASSFNQDLSHWNVSSVLRLGYMFLNATAFNQNIGNWQLNPNVDITNMLSNSGIDCQNYSFTLQGWANNPNTPSGRDLGARGRQYGTNAERARNFLTNTKGWTITDGGPSGQNCGLDQTITATDMVKTYGDAPFVPTATASSGLEVSYVSADNSIAEAFQDSADGNKWKLKINKAGVVNITAKQIGNDTYIPAADVIFTLTINKAPLSITANALSKEYGTTDPALTYTATGLVNGDDQTALTGTLSRAAGEAVGLYAISQGTLDAENYTISFTGADFTITAATGDFVTVWDMSKPNSGNTIRFYPTISPGTSVDYFWKASGGISGSGTIAAGTYEVNISGLPVNEIITLNLKPDNLKAIKIRNPQLNPERLKLIDVTQWGTVQWSTMKNAFMDCHNLNITATDVPDLSNVSDISSMFQGCYSLNGPANIGTWNTANVANMFYLFYGAHIFNQNVGNWNTQNVTNMFGMFANAYAFNQNISSWNTQNVTNMSTMFNYAVAFNQDISNWNTSNVTNMFAMFANAYAFNQPIGGWNTSNVTNMGSMLSNAYAFNHNISSWNTSNVTNMGSMFYGTRVFNQDISGWDTQKVTDMSGLFNYAQAFNQNIGNWNTANVINMSYMFSGNRGFNKDISNWDTQKVTNMSGMFYNAQTFNQNIGTWQLNPAVTMDNMLNNSVMDCQNYSFTLQGWAANPNTPSGLSLGAEGRQYGTNAEAARTLLTTTKGWTITGDSPSGESCGLSQTITATDMVKTYGDMPFVPTATASSGLEVGYVSADNSIAEAFQDSTDGNKWKLKINKAGEVDITAKQAGNETYNPAADVIFRLTINKANLTVTADTISKIYGTEDPILTYVTNGWVNGDTETVLTGLLTRTAGEDVGTYAIGQGTLNAENYIISYTGADFNITKATLNIVADAKSKAYGTADPALTYTVTGLANGDDQTVITGELSRIAGENIGTYAINQGTLAVSGNYDIAYTGADFNITKATLNIVADAKSKVYGTADPALTYTFTGLVNGDTDAVITGNLTRTAGENIGTYAINQGTLAVSGNYDIAYTGADFNITKATLNIVADAKSKTYGTADPALTYTVTGLANGDDQTVITGALTRTAGENIGTYAINQGTLAVSGNYDIAYTGADFNITKATLNIVADAKSKAYGTADPVLTYTVTGLANGDDHTVITGTLTRIAGENIGTYAINHGTLAVSGNYDIAYTGADFNITKATLNIVADAKSKAYGTADPVLTYTVTGLANGDDQTVITGTLTRTAGEDIGTYAINQGTLAVSGNYDIAYTGADFNITKATLNIVADAKSKTYGTTDPVLTYTVTGLVNGDTQAVLTGSLVRTAGETAGTYPITQGTLNAGNNYDIVYTGADFTIMETLAITDSSQTNVTCYGSSDGSATVSISGGTAPYSYSWSPNGGTAPTAAGLAAGIYTVTVTDANGSVITKVFTITQPQEVVPPVAEEIQEFCSTANPTISNLAIQGTQVKWYASANATQELPGNTPLVDGTTYYASQTVNGCESPERTLVIVTLNDRLPTPQGAPLQEFEEGATIADLVVTPANVTWYASYNDAVNNTNPLPTATQLVDGATYYAVAIEDGHCPSLPLAVAVNAALGVGKPQKLTFKYYPNPVEDYLNIQCSETIDSIEVYNLMGQMVRKHDDHSAEVRLFLGDLPDGTYALSVMSNGKKSTVKVVKK, encoded by the coding sequence ATGAGAAAATTACATTCTACTTATTTATTGGCCTTTTTGCTTTTGGGCTATATCCATAGCTTTGCAAACAAACATTTATCATCAAACAATGATGTGGCAACCGTATTGGCTACAAAATCTGTATTATACAGCTTTATTGACAATATGCCGGATGATAGTAGTGTATTCTATAAAAAAGACGCACACAATACAACCAGTAACAGTAGCACCTATAAAACTCCTATAGGTAAAAATTACCTTCAGAACACCAACGCAGCTACCGGCGTTACAGAAACAGTTTCAATACCGGAAGCCAATACTGTCGCCCCGGAAAACTTTATTACTGTTTGGGACATGAGCAAACCTCACGGACCGTTAGGTAGTTCTACGGCTTTGCGTTTTGGTATTACAACCTTGCCTAATACACCGGTTAACTATAGCTGGACCGCATCTAATGGCAATAGTGGTAGTGGCACTATACCTGCAAACAGTGCTCAGGCAACAATTATAGGTTTGCCTGCAAATGAATTAATTACATTAAGTATAGCACCTGAATTCACCGCTTTTAACCAAATTGAGCCAAAACGACTTGTGAACATTTCTCAATGGGGTAACGTAGCATGGAAAAGTATGGAAAATGCATTCTTAGCTTGTACTTACCTAAGAGTAACCGCTACAGATATTCCAAATCTTACAGGAGTAAGCAGCATGAAGGGGATGTTTTACGGATGTGCGGAACTTCAAACCGTTCCCAACATAGAAAGTTGGAATACTGAAAACATAACCGATATGTCCGCTTTGTTTAAGCAGGCTTTCGTTTTTAACGGCAATATAGGCAGTTGGAATACAGCGAATGTGACTACTATGGAAGGTCTTTTTCAAGACGCAAAAGCATTTAATCAGAATGTTGGCAACTGGGATACTAAAAAAGTGACCAATATGCGTGCTATGTTTTATCAGGCAGAAACTTTCAATCAGGACATCAGTCGTTGGAATACCATTTCAGTAAAAAATATGGACTTTATGTTTGGTTATACTTATACCTTCAATCAAAACATAGGCAACTGGAATACGGCAAACGTAACCAATATGGGTTATATGTTTCAGAATGCCAAAGTTTTTAATCAAAACTTGAGCAACTGGAATACAGCTTCCGTAACAGATATGAGAGAGATGTTTTACAGAACAGGTAGATTCAATCATGACCTTGGTAACTGGCAGCTTAATGCTTCTGTAAATATGGGTAGTATGTTCGATGAATCCAGTTTAGACTGCGTTAACTACTCAGCAACACTGAATGGCTGGGCCAACAATCCAAACACGCCTGCCGGACGCAGACTTGGAACATTGGGCCTACAATATGGCAACAATGTCACAGCATCAAGAACCTTTTTGACTAACACCAAAGGCTGGATTATTATTGGAGACAGCCCTAGCGGGCAAAGTTGCGGACGTTCACAAACCATTACAGTAGCCGATATGGTCAAAACCTACGGCGATATACCTTTTGTGCCAACGGCCACGGCAAGTTCCGGTCTGGAAGTCAGCTATATTTCCGCAGATAACAGTATTGCAGAAGCCTTTAGGGACAGTGCAGACAACAACAAATGGAAACTAAAAATCAAAAAAGCAGGACAAGTCAATATTACCGCAAAACAGCCCGGAAATGAAATATATACTCCGGCTCCGGATGTTATTTTTAGACTAACGATAAACAAAGCTCCTTTAAACGTAACAGCCGACGCCAGGTCAAAAGAATTTGGCACGGCAGATCCGGTACTGACCTTTACCACCAGCGGATTGGTAAATGGCGATACTCCGGCTGTAATTTTTGGCACTTTGCAAAGAGCCATTGGTGAAGCCATGGGCACTTATCCCATTACACAGGGAACCTTATCAGCAGCTAACTATACCATTAGCTATACCGGAGCCGATTTTACCATCACCAATGCTACCGGAGATTTTATTACCGTATGGGACATGACCAAAGCAAGTACCAATACAAGGATAACGATCAACATTACTACGTTACCATCGCCAAACAATCAGGTCAGATATTTCTGGACAGCGCCCGATGGCAGCACCGGTAGTGGCACCGTTACTACTTCGGGTAACCTTCAAATTACCATACCCGCCAATAAGCCAACGATTACACTTCACGTAAAACCTGAGAATCTGGCGGCTTTTAGTGTCTTTAACGACCCACGCCTTATCGACGTTGCCCAATGGGGAACCGCTGAATGGCGCAGTATGCAAAATGCGTTTGTACAGTGTTCTAACCTCGATGTTACAGCTACAGACATGCCAGACCTGAGCAGGGTAACCAATATGAGAAGCATGTTTGCGGACTGTTCCTCACTCACTGGTCCGGCCAACATAGGAAGCTGGAACACGTCAAATGTAACCAATATGATTCAGGTTTTTAGCAGGGCAACCCGTTTCAATCAGGACATCAGCAATTGGGATACACGAAATGTAACCACCATGGCTTACATGTTCAGAGGAGCCTCAGCCTTCAATCAGAATATCAGCGGCTGGAATACCGAAAAGGTGAACGATATGGAAGCAATGTTTCAGTTTGCTCAGGCATTTAACCAGAACATCAGCAGCTGGAACACAGCTAACGTAACCAATATGTCAAAGATGTTTTCATTTGCTTTGGTTTTCAATCAAGAGATTGGCAGTTGGAATACGTCAAAGGTAACCAACATGGAAGGCATGTTTCAATATGCCTACGCTTTTAATGGCAATATTGGCAACTGGAATACAGAAAATGTTACCAATATGGGAAGTATGTTTTCTTACACACAGGTCTTCAACCAGAACATAGGTAACTGGAATACAGCAAAAGTAACCTCTATGGGGGGAATGTTTTGGAACGCCTGGGTATTTAATCAGAACATAGGCAACTGGAATACAGCAAACGTGATCCATATGGGTTATATGTTTCGAGAGAGTCCGATATTTAATCAGGACATCAGTAACTGGAATACGGCAAACGTAACCAATATGGAGGAGATGTTTAGAAGTAATCCGGTATTTAATCAGAACATAGGCAACTGGAATACAGCAAACGTAACAACTATGGAAGCAATGTTTCAGGGAGCTCAGTCATTTAACCAAAACATAGGTGACTGGCAACTGAATCCTGTTGTAAAAATGACTAATATGTTGAGCCAGTCGGGTTTGGATTGTACCAATTATTCTGCAACGCTCAGAGGCTGGGCAGCCAATTCCAATACACCCTCAGGGCGTAACCTTGGAGCTTTATACAGACAATACGGCACCAGTGCCTTAGCAGCACGTACATCGCTGACCACCACCAAAGGCTGGACCATTACTGGCGACAGCCCAAGCGGTACTATCTGCGGAAGACCGTTTGTTACCGTTTGGGATATGAGCAGATCTTCTGAAAGCCAAAGCACGCCCACCAGCCTGCATTTTGGAATTACCACCTACCAAAATGCACCAGTAAGCTATATCTGGACATCATCAGGAGGTAGCAGTGGTAGTGGTACACTGACAACAAACAATTCCGCCCAGATAACAGGTCTGCCCGCCGGCGAAATCATCACTCTGAGTATTGGTTCTGAAATAAAAGCTATTAGTATCGCAGCCATCAGTAGCAACGACAAGCGACGTCTTGTAGACATTATCCAATGGGGTGACGTAGCCTGGAGCACAATGGAAAATGCCTTTAATGATTGTGTCAATCTCAATATTACCGCTACTGATATACCTGATTTGAGTGCAGTACGTTCTATGCGAAACATGTTTAGAAACTGCCAGTCGCTTACCGGTCCTGCTAACATCAACAGTTGGAATACAGCAAATGTAACCGATATGGAGGGTTTGTTTTACATTGCCGTTGCTTTTAATCAGGATATTAGCAGTTGGAATACGGCAAATGTGACCAACATGAGTTATATGTTTACTATTGCCAGATCATTCAATCAAAATATAAGCAATTGGAATACAGCAAATGTAACCGATATGAGCTATATGTTCAATAATACGAATGTTTTTAATCAGGACATTAGCAACTGGAGTACGGCAAACGTAACCAATATGAGTACAATGTTTGCCTATGCATTGGTCTTTAATAAAGATATCAGCAATTGGAATACATCAAATGTAACCAATATGAGCTATATGTTTAGAAATGCCGAAGCCTTTAACCAAAACATCAGTAGTTGGAATACCGCTGCCGTGACGGATATGACTGGGATGTTTTTTTATGCCAAAGCATTTAACCAGCCTATTGGCAACTGGAATACTGCTGTGGTAACCAATATGGAAATTATGTTTGCCAGTGCCAAAAATTTTAACCAGGATATTGGCAACTGGAATACCTCAGCAGTAACCAATATGAGCGGTATGTTTGATTCGGCAACTGCATTTAATAAACCCATAGGTAACTGGAATATTACTGCAGTGACCGATATGTCTGGTATGTTCAATTATGCAAGCTCCTTTAATCAGGACCTAAGCCATTGGAATGTTTCTTCAGTACTTCGTTTGGGATACATGTTTTTAAATGCTACTGCCTTTAATCAAAATATTGGCAACTGGCAGCTCAATCCAAATGTAGATATAACCAATATGTTAAGCAATTCAGGAATAGATTGCCAGAACTACTCGTTTACACTACAAGGATGGGCAAACAATCCAAACACACCATCAGGACGTGATCTGGGAGCTAGAGGCAGACAATACGGCACTAATGCTGAAAGGGCAAGAAACTTTTTAACCAACACCAAAGGCTGGACCATTACAGACGGCGGGCCAAGTGGGCAAAACTGCGGGCTTGATCAAACCATTACAGCTACTGATATGGTAAAAACCTACGGCGATGCGCCTTTTGTACCTACTGCTACGGCAAGTTCAGGGCTTGAGGTAAGCTACGTATCTGCTGATAACAGCATCGCAGAAGCCTTTCAGGACAGTGCAGACGGTAACAAATGGAAACTGAAAATCAATAAAGCAGGAGTAGTCAATATCACGGCAAAACAAATAGGTAACGATACCTACATTCCGGCGGCAGATGTCATTTTTACATTAACCATCAACAAGGCTCCTTTATCCATAACAGCAAATGCATTATCCAAAGAATACGGCACGACAGACCCGGCACTGACCTATACGGCTACCGGATTAGTGAATGGAGATGACCAGACTGCACTGACAGGAACATTGAGCAGAGCAGCCGGCGAAGCCGTAGGACTCTATGCTATATCTCAAGGGACATTAGATGCTGAAAACTATACCATTTCTTTCACCGGAGCAGACTTTACCATTACAGCCGCAACAGGAGACTTTGTCACGGTATGGGACATGAGCAAGCCAAATTCCGGCAATACGATCAGGTTTTATCCAACCATTTCTCCCGGCACATCAGTAGACTATTTCTGGAAAGCCTCGGGAGGTATCAGCGGTAGCGGAACAATTGCAGCAGGCACTTACGAAGTTAATATTTCCGGACTGCCTGTAAACGAAATCATTACCCTGAATCTCAAACCAGACAATCTCAAAGCAATTAAAATCAGAAACCCGCAGCTGAACCCTGAACGATTAAAATTGATTGATGTTACACAATGGGGTACGGTACAATGGAGTACAATGAAAAATGCGTTCATGGACTGTCATAACCTGAATATAACCGCAACTGATGTACCCGATTTGAGCAACGTTAGCGATATATCCAGTATGTTTCAGGGATGTTACTCCCTCAATGGCCCCGCCAATATAGGCACCTGGAATACAGCGAATGTAGCCAATATGTTCTATCTGTTTTATGGTGCACACATTTTTAACCAGAATGTAGGCAACTGGAATACACAAAATGTAACCAATATGTTCGGCATGTTTGCAAATGCTTATGCTTTCAATCAAAATATCAGCAGCTGGAATACACAAAATGTAACCAATATGTCCACCATGTTTAATTATGCCGTAGCATTTAATCAGGACATATCCAACTGGAATACATCGAATGTAACCAATATGTTTGCAATGTTTGCAAATGCTTATGCCTTTAATCAGCCTATTGGCGGCTGGAATACATCGAATGTAACCAATATGGGAAGTATGTTGTCAAATGCATATGCTTTCAATCACAATATCAGCAGCTGGAACACTTCAAATGTAACCAATATGGGAAGTATGTTTTATGGTACACGGGTTTTCAATCAGGACATCAGTGGCTGGGACACTCAAAAGGTAACTGATATGTCCGGCCTGTTTAATTATGCCCAAGCATTCAACCAAAATATAGGCAACTGGAATACCGCAAATGTAATCAACATGAGCTATATGTTTTCAGGCAATCGTGGCTTTAATAAGGATATAAGTAACTGGGACACGCAAAAGGTCACTAATATGTCCGGCATGTTTTATAATGCACAAACATTTAACCAAAACATAGGCACATGGCAACTCAACCCTGCTGTAACGATGGACAATATGCTGAACAATTCAGTAATGGATTGTCAAAACTATTCGTTTACGTTACAAGGATGGGCAGCCAATCCAAACACACCATCAGGGCTTAGCCTCGGAGCGGAAGGCAGACAATACGGAACCAATGCCGAAGCGGCAAGAACCCTATTGACCACTACCAAAGGCTGGACCATTACAGGTGACAGTCCAAGCGGAGAAAGCTGTGGATTATCGCAAACCATTACGGCTACTGATATGGTCAAAACCTATGGTGATATGCCTTTTGTACCTACTGCTACGGCAAGTTCAGGGCTTGAAGTAGGCTACGTATCTGCTGATAATAGCATAGCTGAAGCTTTCCAGGACAGTACAGACGGAAACAAATGGAAACTGAAAATCAATAAAGCAGGAGAAGTTGATATCACCGCAAAACAAGCGGGCAACGAAACCTATAATCCGGCAGCGGATGTTATTTTTAGATTGACAATCAACAAAGCGAATCTGACAGTAACCGCCGACACTATTAGCAAAATATACGGAACTGAAGACCCAATATTGACATACGTCACTAACGGATGGGTAAACGGAGATACAGAAACTGTATTAACTGGATTGCTTACCAGAACAGCCGGAGAAGATGTAGGAACCTACGCCATTGGACAAGGAACATTAAATGCTGAAAATTATATTATCTCTTACACCGGTGCTGATTTCAATATCACAAAAGCAACCTTGAACATTGTTGCAGATGCGAAATCAAAAGCCTACGGAACGGCTGACCCGGCATTGACCTATACCGTTACAGGGTTGGCAAACGGAGATGACCAAACGGTTATCACGGGAGAATTGTCAAGAATTGCAGGCGAAAATATAGGAACCTATGCCATCAACCAGGGAACACTGGCCGTAAGCGGAAACTATGACATCGCCTACACCGGGGCCGATTTCAACATCACAAAAGCAACCTTGAACATTGTTGCAGATGCCAAGTCAAAAGTATACGGAACGGCTGACCCGGCATTGACCTATACTTTTACAGGTTTGGTGAATGGAGATACCGATGCAGTAATTACCGGAAATCTAACAAGAACAGCCGGTGAAAACATAGGAACCTATGCCATCAACCAGGGAACACTGGCCGTAAGCGGAAATTACGACATTGCCTACACCGGTGCCGATTTCAACATCACCAAAGCAACACTGAACATCGTTGCTGATGCCAAGTCGAAAACCTATGGAACGGCTGACCCGGCACTGACCTATACCGTTACGGGATTGGCAAACGGTGACGACCAAACGGTTATCACGGGAGCATTGACAAGAACGGCAGGCGAAAACATCGGAACCTATGCCATCAACCAGGGGACACTGGCAGTAAGCGGAAACTATGACATCGCCTACACCGGTGCCGATTTCAACATCACAAAAGCAACCTTGAACATCGTAGCCGATGCGAAATCAAAAGCCTATGGAACGGCTGACCCTGTATTGACTTATACCGTTACAGGACTGGCAAACGGTGACGACCATACGGTTATCACGGGAACCTTGACAAGAATTGCCGGTGAAAACATCGGAACCTATGCCATCAACCATGGAACACTGGCAGTAAGCGGAAACTATGACATCGCCTATACCGGCGCGGATTTCAATATCACGAAGGCAACCCTGAACATCGTTGCAGATGCGAAATCAAAAGCCTACGGAACGGCTGACCCTGTATTGACTTATACCGTTACAGGACTGGCAAACGGTGACGACCAAACGGTTATCACGGGAACCTTGACAAGAACGGCAGGCGAAGACATAGGAACCTATGCCATCAACCAGGGGACACTGGCCGTAAGCGGAAACTATGATATCGCCTATACCGGTGCCGATTTCAACATCACCAAAGCAACACTGAACATCGTTGCTGATGCGAAATCGAAAACCTACGGAACGACTGACCCGGTATTGACATACACCGTAACAGGTTTAGTCAATGGAGATACACAGGCGGTACTTACCGGATCATTGGTAAGAACCGCAGGCGAAACTGCCGGAACCTACCCTATCACACAGGGGACACTAAACGCAGGAAATAATTATGACATCGTTTATACCGGAGCCGATTTTACCATTATGGAAACATTGGCCATAACAGATTCCTCCCAGACAAACGTAACATGTTATGGAAGTTCTGACGGTTCGGCTACAGTCAGCATATCCGGAGGAACGGCACCATACTCCTATTCATGGTCACCAAACGGAGGAACGGCGCCAACCGCAGCAGGACTGGCAGCAGGA
- a CDS encoding SDR family NAD(P)-dependent oxidoreductase: MKKAIIIGATSGIGKELAKILSNNGYKVGLTGRRKQLLEDIQTGNPQAFEILQLDITEIDTLSNKLDELVYKLGGMDLLVISSGTGDLNPILDFDIEKKTIDTNVTGFTFVADWTYQYFEKQQSGHLVGITSLAGLRGNRIAPSYNASKSYQINYLEGLRQKAGKAKLDMTVTDIRPGFVATDMAKGDGQFWVATPKKAAKQIYAAIRNKKRTAYITKRWSLIALLLKILPKRMYEKM, encoded by the coding sequence ATGAAAAAAGCAATTATCATTGGTGCCACATCCGGAATTGGAAAAGAACTGGCCAAAATTCTTTCAAATAACGGATATAAGGTAGGCCTAACGGGTAGGAGAAAGCAACTACTTGAAGATATCCAGACTGGAAATCCACAAGCTTTTGAAATCTTACAGTTAGACATTACAGAAATCGACACGCTTTCAAATAAACTCGATGAATTGGTTTATAAATTAGGAGGTATGGATTTGCTGGTTATAAGTTCCGGAACAGGAGACCTTAATCCTATACTTGACTTCGATATAGAAAAAAAGACTATTGATACTAACGTTACCGGATTTACCTTTGTTGCAGACTGGACTTATCAATACTTTGAAAAACAGCAATCCGGACATTTAGTAGGTATTACATCGCTTGCGGGCTTACGGGGCAATCGTATTGCACCCTCATATAATGCCAGCAAATCCTATCAGATTAATTACCTGGAAGGATTACGGCAAAAGGCTGGAAAAGCAAAACTTGACATGACCGTAACCGATATTCGTCCCGGTTTTGTTGCTACCGATATGGCTAAGGGTGATGGGCAGTTTTGGGTAGCAACTCCCAAAAAAGCGGCAAAGCAAATCTATGCTGCAATTCGTAATAAAAAACGAACAGCCTACATAACAAAAAGATGGAGTTTGATTGCTTTACTCTTAAAAATTTTGCCAAAACGGATGTATGAAAAAATGTAA
- a CDS encoding DUF1826 domain-containing protein, whose product MSNRFFDNKQVGVVATFAELMNTDFQGNTNALCWHRNLDGDFKEIVFKLQLKQNITEVSVDDLLTLQLSEKGSVAREIILNDLQLLTDFGASPSLNLLKRYERDEEFDFISTDVYSWHVDRSPVGTDTFLCTYYGAASDIITNDEVLQKILIPEVREKLKELHDGPESEFEDFLKENYFDLHYQAKPNAEPVNLGLGHLWRLAVDHPEQKVLPCVHRAPVEKGEYRLLLIC is encoded by the coding sequence ATGAGTAACAGATTTTTTGATAACAAACAGGTTGGAGTAGTTGCTACATTTGCTGAATTGATGAATACCGATTTTCAGGGAAATACCAATGCACTATGCTGGCACAGAAATTTAGACGGAGATTTTAAAGAAATTGTGTTTAAGTTGCAATTAAAGCAAAATATTACCGAAGTTTCCGTAGATGATCTTTTAACATTACAATTATCAGAAAAGGGGAGTGTAGCCAGAGAAATTATCTTAAACGATCTGCAATTATTAACCGATTTCGGAGCGTCGCCTTCTCTTAATTTGTTGAAACGCTATGAACGGGATGAGGAGTTCGATTTTATTTCAACCGATGTCTATTCCTGGCATGTAGACCGTTCGCCTGTGGGTACAGATACTTTTTTATGTACTTATTATGGAGCTGCAAGTGATATTATAACAAATGATGAGGTCCTACAAAAAATCCTGATTCCGGAAGTTCGTGAAAAGCTGAAAGAGTTACACGACGGACCGGAATCAGAATTTGAAGATTTTTTAAAAGAGAATTATTTTGATCTGCATTATCAGGCTAAACCAAATGCTGAACCTGTTAATTTAGGATTGGGACATCTTTGGAGATTGGCAGTTGATCATCCGGAGCAAAAGGTTTTGCCTTGTGTGCATAGGGCTCCTGTGGAAAAAGGGGAGTATAGGCTGTTATTGATTTGTTAG
- a CDS encoding nuclear transport factor 2 family protein, with amino-acid sequence MSSPLLTEQKILEIENQLREAMKKSDVEILEQLLHDDLLFVLPSGEVITKKTDLETHKSGNLVLEEITSSIDSIKQIDQNVVVTLSSKLKGKMLEQNFEGNFRYLRVWKMFDGQLKVIAGSCVAV; translated from the coding sequence ATGAGCTCACCTCTTCTTACCGAACAAAAAATATTGGAAATTGAAAATCAACTTCGCGAAGCGATGAAGAAAAGCGATGTCGAAATTCTGGAACAATTGCTTCACGACGATTTGCTTTTTGTTCTTCCAAGCGGTGAAGTCATTACCAAGAAAACCGATTTGGAAACCCACAAATCCGGAAACCTGGTTTTAGAAGAAATCACTTCATCCATAGACTCTATAAAGCAAATCGACCAAAACGTTGTGGTTACGTTATCATCAAAGCTTAAAGGAAAAATGCTGGAGCAAAACTTTGAAGGGAATTTTCGTTATCTGCGGGTTTGGAAAATGTTTGACGGTCAATTAAAAGTTATTGCGGGAAGTTGTGTGGCGGTATAG